In Fibrobacter sp. UWH6, a single genomic region encodes these proteins:
- a CDS encoding HNH endonuclease produces MKKLQIYNLETAIDFFDDAVQRKNSGQYNRWPSTALNNQIRMLFDDYDAKLKSNTLEQLPTVMWQGVDTKNFEDLYSFRAAKFKKLYQFLTTTPQNVADKVCPYCFLDSSGTLDHFVPKTPFPHFSANPQNLIPCCPKCNSNKNDDWRENQGGKIVRLFLNAYIDDVMNQNFLEVKFSYPGNNIVPSFLISQNGMLQDLFDIVKSHFDKLDLATRYRESSNKVIVELGNSIKASRRKGLGDQMIKEINLDAIAENEKTFGLNHWETVLKKACITDPVAYNYLITH; encoded by the coding sequence ATGAAAAAATTGCAAATATATAATTTAGAAACAGCAATTGATTTTTTTGATGATGCCGTTCAAAGAAAGAATAGTGGGCAATATAATCGATGGCCTTCTACTGCACTAAATAATCAAATTAGAATGCTATTTGACGATTATGATGCAAAATTGAAGTCAAATACCTTGGAACAATTGCCAACAGTAATGTGGCAAGGCGTTGACACAAAAAATTTTGAGGATTTGTATTCTTTTAGAGCTGCAAAATTTAAAAAATTGTATCAATTTTTAACAACAACGCCCCAAAATGTTGCCGATAAAGTTTGTCCGTATTGTTTTTTGGATTCTAGTGGAACTTTGGATCATTTTGTTCCCAAAACACCATTCCCACATTTCTCCGCAAATCCTCAAAATTTAATTCCTTGTTGTCCTAAATGCAATTCGAATAAAAATGATGATTGGCGAGAAAATCAAGGCGGCAAAATTGTTCGGTTGTTTCTTAATGCATATATTGATGATGTTATGAATCAAAATTTTTTAGAGGTAAAATTTTCATATCCAGGTAATAATATTGTGCCTTCCTTTCTTATATCACAAAATGGAATGCTGCAAGATCTTTTTGATATTGTAAAATCACATTTTGACAAACTGGATTTGGCTACACGATATAGAGAAAGCTCTAATAAAGTGATTGTTGAGTTGGGAAATTCAATAAAAGCATCCAGAAGAAAAGGGCTGGGGGATCAAATGATTAAAGAAATAAATCTTGATGCCATAGCGGAAAATGAAAAAACTTTTGGCTTAAATCATTGGGAAACAGTACTGAAAAAAGCGTGTATAACAGACCCTGTTGCATACAATTATTTGATTACGCATTGA